One Tumebacillus amylolyticus DNA segment encodes these proteins:
- a CDS encoding FDLD family class I lanthipeptide gives MEQQFDLDIQIKECSYMVSDEPIIPTVATCGNCGTINCASI, from the coding sequence ATGGAACAACAATTTGATCTCGATATTCAAATCAAGGAATGCTCCTATATGGTAAGCGATGAGCCCATCATTCCGACGGTCGCTACCTGCGGCAACTGCGGCACCATCAATTGCGCGAGCATTTAA
- a CDS encoding FDLD family class I lanthipeptide: MEQMFDLDVQVNQSQASTSMMADISTSFGSGTCFCTISGCSVQDAS, encoded by the coding sequence ATGGAACAAATGTTCGATCTCGACGTACAAGTTAACCAAAGTCAAGCTTCCACTTCCATGATGGCAGACATCAGCACTTCCTTCGGCTCCGGCACGTGCTTCTGTACGATCTCCGGCTGCTCCGTGCAAGACGCGAGCTAA
- a CDS encoding DUF4309 domain-containing protein, giving the protein MKRLTNHNEPYDEELPIPELSRLREIHLRAEDRHELWQSLESRMNHETKQQPRRTRRRFLWSAATVAAAVIGLVVAYDSLPIFQTHSPTAPTAEQPAKPAPVEQQPLSAQAQQDLVREVMSLAGLGKVRNCPFAADRDLIDSVKQAWGEPDRQDVVGHGLYATYEKRNYAFGFNKGNQIFDVRTYAPEIKQIELQSVTSVLGKPDHINTYSDPTTPEQEIYVYQAGESFELQLVFPKVTEQQPNPLLDHISVYCPKDALNNTAQ; this is encoded by the coding sequence GTGAAACGATTGACAAACCACAACGAACCATACGACGAAGAACTGCCGATCCCCGAACTGAGTCGCCTGCGCGAGATCCACTTGCGCGCGGAAGACCGCCACGAACTTTGGCAGTCTCTCGAATCCCGCATGAACCACGAAACCAAACAGCAACCTCGCCGCACTCGTCGTCGCTTCCTCTGGAGCGCCGCCACCGTCGCGGCCGCCGTGATCGGCTTGGTGGTCGCGTACGACTCCCTGCCTATTTTCCAAACTCACTCCCCCACTGCGCCGACCGCTGAGCAACCGGCGAAGCCGGCTCCGGTGGAGCAACAACCTTTGAGCGCTCAAGCCCAGCAAGACCTCGTGCGCGAAGTGATGAGTCTCGCGGGCCTTGGGAAGGTGCGGAATTGCCCGTTTGCCGCTGACCGGGACTTGATCGATTCAGTAAAACAAGCGTGGGGCGAGCCCGATCGCCAGGATGTCGTCGGCCACGGGCTGTATGCAACCTATGAGAAGCGCAACTACGCGTTTGGTTTCAACAAAGGCAACCAGATCTTCGACGTGCGGACGTACGCACCCGAGATCAAGCAGATCGAGCTTCAGTCGGTGACGAGCGTGCTTGGCAAGCCCGATCATATTAACACCTACAGCGACCCGACCACACCGGAGCAGGAGATCTACGTCTACCAAGCGGGCGAGTCGTTCGAGTTGCAGCTGGTGTTCCCAAAAGTGACCGAGCAACAACCGAACCCTCTTCTCGACCACATCTCCGTGTACTGCCCCAAGGACGCGCTCAACAACACGGCTCAATAG
- a CDS encoding FDLD family class I lanthipeptide, with amino-acid sequence MEKLFDLDVQVMYCSDLEDTDSLNLVADTGSCFCTYMCP; translated from the coding sequence ATGGAAAAACTGTTTGATCTCGATGTTCAAGTCATGTACTGCAGCGACCTCGAGGATACGGATTCTTTGAATCTCGTCGCGGATACCGGATCGTGTTTTTGCACGTACATGTGTCCCTAA
- a CDS encoding RNA polymerase sigma factor — translation MQQTTAKEGIRLLFDEFANEIYRYALFTLHDDAEAKDVVQEVFFRAFKQWESFRHESSYKTWLLSIARNYMYDVLRRRKTREKYLDQLPSPSENLPGDFQDDMIVLRESLAALKDSYRQVIVLRHIEDLPVNEVAGILGWTEGKVRTTLHRALKRLREFMEERG, via the coding sequence ATGCAACAAACTACCGCCAAGGAGGGCATCCGTCTCCTCTTCGATGAGTTTGCCAACGAGATCTATCGGTACGCCCTCTTCACCCTGCATGATGACGCAGAGGCCAAGGACGTGGTGCAGGAAGTGTTTTTCCGGGCGTTTAAACAATGGGAGAGCTTTCGGCACGAATCCAGCTACAAAACCTGGCTCCTCAGCATCGCCCGCAACTACATGTACGACGTCCTGCGTCGGCGCAAGACCCGTGAGAAGTATCTTGACCAACTCCCCTCCCCTTCTGAGAATCTTCCCGGCGACTTCCAAGACGACATGATCGTCCTGCGCGAAAGCCTCGCTGCGTTGAAAGATTCCTATCGGCAGGTCATCGTGCTGCGGCACATCGAGGACTTGCCGGTCAACGAGGTGGCGGGAATTCTCGGTTGGACGGAGGGCAAGGTTCGCACCACCTTGCACCGCGCCTTGAAACGTCTGCGCGAATTCATGGAGGAGAGAGGGTGA
- a CDS encoding thiopeptide-type bacteriocin biosynthesis protein: MLPEQELMFQALDVYMMRSPVLPLQVYQDLRHEDGASRLAIYAQDPMVREAIAVASTSLLESLRQLDPSSSPSKREGAANGLLRYMIRMTTRSTPFGLFSGVTHGRFADTSALQISGLSKHRKRSRPDMYWLLKILEHLESDHDVIQQLHVSTNPLAFRHGTRWKLPYVTRYGQRAGGNDTVSIKNSPVVEFSLQTRERPIQFHQLIQDILTAFPGATEEMARKFLLQLFEQEFLVSTLRPPTTTTDPFGCVLDELSKLQGVDDLYVSLKHIREKMAGYDALPIGEGEALFLELIAEMKELADASTPLQVDLGLHSEIVQLPESVRQEVEQAADTLWRMSRTQRSLTHLDTYRDEFIEKYGYHREVPLLELLDEDLGMGAPAGYESPASRRQRNQSTSPKQQDRQNLLTEWFTETLHLGREELVLTPKHIEALQGKEPLRWHEAPASLELYFHVLADSQDDLDRGEFELHVGGNPGSSGAYKTFGRFVDMFEDGFAGPLQEAAAREEALEPEAIWAEVTFLPSYGRSTNVVLTRHARTYEIPVGTNAATEPEQTIPFEDLVVGATSGYLYLKSRRLNREVIPTATHMLNYMKSPNVYRFLRELGNARHSQWSPFRWEGLDSATYHPRVRFGRTVLMPAQWKMRTRDAWYADSLSEDAFFQAVQDWRKSWKAPQFVYLTKFDNRMLLDLTKLQHVEEIRKELKQTGTVTLVETGRLEERGIVQGPHGTYASEFVFSLVRREQNEARPPVMSRRAIRTGYDGPRNYLPGSEWMYLKLYGESRQEELIATKVIELLSTVLQQGVADTPYFMRYRDPDPHIRLRLHGQPDVLSSRVLPLVHQWGSELVQEGMISKFMLDMYEPEIERYGGPELMKLVERLFHADSLVVANWVKAHRFGELQLPFDLVGVLSVLDYLNHFGYSFREQVEIMDRSHETKEHLDLFRTYRKTILDIANPREDWSGLRAHPNGALLHGMLNMRAPFIKQYAQEVRAAEQRGELYGTFDDLVFSVIHLHMNRLYGVDRNQENKVMILTRHALNAMKHFRRDEL; this comes from the coding sequence GTGTTGCCTGAACAAGAACTTATGTTCCAAGCTCTCGACGTTTATATGATGCGGAGCCCTGTGTTGCCTTTGCAGGTCTATCAAGATCTGCGCCACGAGGATGGGGCTTCCCGACTTGCTATATATGCGCAAGATCCGATGGTCCGCGAAGCGATTGCCGTGGCCAGCACCTCGCTTCTTGAATCGCTACGCCAACTGGATCCTTCCTCGTCCCCGTCCAAACGGGAAGGGGCTGCCAACGGACTCCTTCGCTATATGATCCGCATGACGACGCGGTCCACTCCGTTTGGCCTGTTCTCCGGTGTCACACACGGACGTTTCGCTGACACATCGGCTCTGCAAATTTCAGGACTGTCCAAGCACCGCAAACGCTCTCGTCCCGACATGTATTGGTTGCTCAAAATTCTCGAACACCTCGAATCGGACCACGATGTCATCCAACAACTCCATGTGTCGACCAACCCGCTGGCCTTCCGCCACGGAACGCGTTGGAAACTGCCGTACGTCACCCGCTACGGGCAACGAGCCGGCGGCAATGACACCGTCTCGATCAAAAACTCGCCGGTCGTGGAGTTCAGTTTGCAAACCAGAGAGAGGCCGATTCAGTTCCACCAACTGATCCAAGACATCCTCACGGCTTTTCCCGGCGCGACAGAAGAAATGGCGCGCAAATTCCTCCTGCAACTGTTCGAGCAAGAGTTCCTCGTCTCCACCTTGCGCCCCCCGACGACCACAACAGACCCCTTTGGCTGTGTCCTCGACGAACTTTCGAAGCTGCAAGGCGTTGACGACCTGTACGTGAGCCTGAAACACATTCGTGAAAAAATGGCCGGGTACGATGCGTTGCCGATCGGAGAGGGAGAGGCCCTTTTCCTCGAACTGATCGCCGAGATGAAAGAGCTCGCCGACGCGTCAACTCCGCTGCAGGTCGACTTGGGTTTGCATAGCGAGATCGTGCAGTTGCCCGAATCGGTTCGCCAAGAGGTTGAGCAGGCGGCCGATACGCTTTGGCGCATGTCCAGAACGCAAAGATCTCTTACTCATCTGGACACGTACCGGGATGAGTTCATCGAAAAATACGGCTACCATCGCGAAGTTCCCTTGCTGGAACTGCTGGACGAAGATCTGGGAATGGGCGCACCGGCCGGCTACGAAAGTCCCGCGAGCAGACGCCAGCGGAACCAGTCCACTTCGCCGAAGCAGCAGGATCGGCAAAATCTGCTGACCGAATGGTTCACGGAGACGTTGCATCTGGGTCGGGAGGAACTGGTGCTCACCCCGAAACATATTGAAGCGTTGCAGGGCAAAGAACCTCTGCGCTGGCACGAAGCGCCCGCATCGTTGGAATTGTACTTCCATGTGCTCGCCGATTCGCAAGACGACTTGGACCGTGGAGAGTTCGAGTTGCATGTCGGCGGAAATCCCGGATCATCGGGTGCGTACAAAACATTCGGCCGTTTCGTCGACATGTTTGAGGACGGGTTTGCGGGGCCGTTGCAAGAGGCTGCAGCCCGCGAAGAAGCATTGGAACCCGAAGCCATCTGGGCAGAGGTTACTTTTTTGCCGAGCTACGGCCGATCGACGAACGTCGTGTTGACCCGCCATGCGCGAACCTACGAGATTCCCGTGGGCACCAATGCGGCGACAGAACCGGAGCAAACGATTCCGTTTGAAGATCTGGTGGTTGGCGCCACATCCGGGTATCTGTATCTCAAATCACGACGTTTGAATCGGGAAGTCATCCCGACCGCGACTCACATGCTTAACTATATGAAGTCACCGAATGTGTACCGCTTCCTGCGTGAGCTCGGGAACGCCCGTCATTCCCAGTGGTCCCCGTTCCGATGGGAAGGACTTGATTCGGCAACGTATCATCCCCGCGTCCGATTCGGCCGCACGGTATTGATGCCCGCTCAATGGAAGATGCGCACACGCGATGCGTGGTACGCAGACTCCCTGTCGGAGGATGCTTTTTTCCAAGCGGTGCAAGACTGGCGCAAGTCGTGGAAAGCACCGCAATTCGTCTACTTGACGAAGTTTGACAACCGCATGCTGCTCGATCTGACCAAGTTGCAACATGTGGAGGAGATTCGCAAGGAATTGAAGCAAACCGGAACTGTTACGTTGGTCGAAACGGGACGGTTGGAAGAACGCGGCATTGTCCAGGGACCCCACGGCACGTATGCCAGCGAATTCGTGTTCTCGCTGGTCAGACGGGAGCAGAACGAAGCGCGTCCGCCCGTGATGTCGCGGAGAGCGATCCGCACAGGGTACGACGGTCCGCGAAACTATTTGCCGGGCAGTGAATGGATGTATTTGAAATTGTACGGAGAATCGAGGCAAGAGGAACTGATCGCCACGAAGGTGATCGAACTCCTGTCGACCGTCTTGCAACAAGGAGTCGCAGACACGCCGTATTTCATGCGCTACAGAGACCCGGACCCACATATTCGCTTGCGTTTGCACGGGCAACCGGACGTGCTGTCCAGCCGCGTGCTGCCGCTGGTTCATCAGTGGGGATCCGAATTGGTGCAAGAAGGGATGATTTCCAAGTTCATGCTGGACATGTACGAGCCGGAAATCGAGCGGTACGGGGGTCCTGAGTTGATGAAACTCGTGGAAAGACTCTTCCATGCAGATTCTTTGGTGGTGGCGAATTGGGTAAAAGCCCACCGCTTCGGTGAATTGCAACTTCCGTTCGATCTGGTCGGCGTGTTGTCCGTTCTCGACTATCTGAATCACTTCGGTTACTCGTTCCGCGAGCAGGTCGAGATCATGGATCGATCTCATGAGACCAAGGAACACCTCGACTTGTTCCGCACCTACCGCAAAACGATTCTGGACATTGCCAATCCGCGGGAGGATTGGAGCGGCCTGCGCGCACATCCGAACGGAGCCCTGTTGCACGGCATGTTGAACATGCGCGCCCCGTTCATCAAACAGTACGCGCAAGAGGTGCGCGCCGCCGAGCAACGCGGGGAACTGTACGGCACGTTTGACGATCTGGTGTTCAGTGTCATTCACTTGCACATGAACCGTCTGTACGGCGTCGATCGTAACCAAGAGAACAAAGTCATGATCTTGACCCGCCATGCCCTGAATGCCATGAAACACTTCAGGAGGGATGAGCTGTGA
- a CDS encoding glycosyltransferase family 4 protein, whose protein sequence is MKVLLIVTEKLPVPPVRGGAIQTYIAGVSPQLGRAHNLTILGRTDPLLPDHEIQHGIQYDRVPGGHFELYRQGVVSYLQGKHFDLIHIFNRPLMVHAVRQAAPNARIVLSMHNDMFLPNKITPEEATQAIQDVERIVTVSNYVGRAITDLYPEAAPKLKTIYSGVDLARYRVNAQAQQARKELREAHGLTGKKVILFVGRLSPKKGADILLRSLPHIAAKHPDAALVMVGSRWYSDDNISDYVAYVRALAARSPIPVVTTGFVSPAEVHKWFWAGDVFVCPSQWQEPLARVHYEAMAAELPIVTTLRGGNPEVIDGRNGVVVDRPEDPAAFATAISSLLADPSKRQAFGKHGRSLADQNYGWERVVRDILGVWSG, encoded by the coding sequence ATGAAAGTCCTGCTCATCGTCACGGAAAAACTCCCCGTACCGCCTGTGCGCGGCGGGGCGATTCAGACCTATATCGCAGGGGTCTCCCCGCAACTGGGACGCGCACATAACCTGACCATCCTCGGGCGCACCGACCCGCTTTTGCCCGACCATGAAATTCAGCACGGAATCCAATACGACCGTGTACCCGGCGGTCACTTCGAACTCTACCGTCAAGGCGTCGTCTCCTATCTCCAAGGCAAACACTTTGATCTGATCCACATCTTCAACCGCCCGCTGATGGTACACGCCGTCCGCCAAGCAGCCCCGAACGCCCGGATCGTCCTCAGCATGCACAACGACATGTTCCTGCCCAACAAGATCACACCGGAGGAAGCCACCCAAGCGATCCAAGACGTCGAGCGCATCGTGACGGTCAGCAACTATGTCGGCCGTGCGATTACAGACCTCTATCCGGAAGCCGCTCCCAAACTCAAAACGATCTACTCCGGCGTCGACCTTGCCCGCTACAGGGTCAACGCCCAAGCCCAACAAGCACGCAAAGAACTGCGCGAAGCTCACGGCCTGACCGGAAAAAAAGTCATCCTCTTCGTCGGACGACTCTCTCCGAAAAAAGGAGCGGACATTCTCCTCCGCTCCCTCCCCCACATCGCCGCCAAACATCCGGACGCCGCTCTCGTCATGGTCGGCAGCCGCTGGTACAGCGATGACAACATCTCCGACTATGTCGCCTACGTGCGTGCCCTCGCCGCTCGGTCTCCGATCCCTGTCGTCACAACCGGTTTCGTCTCTCCCGCAGAAGTTCACAAATGGTTCTGGGCCGGTGACGTGTTCGTCTGCCCTTCGCAATGGCAAGAGCCGCTCGCCCGCGTGCATTATGAAGCGATGGCGGCGGAATTGCCGATCGTCACGACGCTCCGAGGCGGCAACCCGGAAGTAATCGACGGTCGAAACGGGGTCGTCGTGGACCGTCCGGAAGACCCGGCCGCGTTTGCCACTGCGATTTCGTCTCTCTTGGCAGACCCTTCGAAACGCCAAGCGTTTGGCAAGCACGGCCGTTCACTCGCCGACCAGAACTATGGTTGGGAGCGCGTTGTGCGCGACATCTTGGGAGTCTGGTCAGGATGA
- a CDS encoding FDLD family class I lanthipeptide — protein MEQMFDLDVQVNQSQVSTSMMAESSTSFGSGSCFCTIASCSLQDAM, from the coding sequence ATGGAACAAATGTTCGATCTCGACGTACAAGTTAACCAAAGTCAAGTTTCCACTTCCATGATGGCGGAAAGCAGCACTTCCTTCGGCTCCGGCTCGTGCTTCTGCACGATCGCCAGCTGCTCCTTGCAAGACGCTATGTAA
- a CDS encoding NAD-dependent epimerase/dehydratase family protein gives MSTKSVLVTGCAGFIGSTLSERLLADGYEVIGIDCFTNNYSRWIKERNLLGLRLHPRFTFLEQHLLHTDRDLLLDKVNYVFHLAALPGVRTSWGAHFQEYVDHNILATQGLLEALRRHTHVEKVVYASSSSVYGGMTGPADEFRVPTPLSPYGVTKLSGEQLCLLYGHHYGIPIVAMRYFTVFGPRQRPDMAFHIFIKRILEGQPLTIFGDGGQTRDFTFIKDCVDANIAAMLSPVQGEAFNIGGVSHLSVLEVVRLIEKATGKQANLLWLPEVPGDPKHTFADIGKAQALLHYNPQFDVEHGLRLQIDDVKRLYNL, from the coding sequence ATGAGCACGAAGAGTGTCCTCGTCACCGGCTGTGCGGGATTCATCGGCTCGACCCTCTCGGAGCGTCTCTTGGCAGACGGATACGAGGTGATCGGAATCGACTGCTTCACCAACAACTACAGCCGTTGGATCAAGGAGCGCAACCTCCTGGGACTGCGGCTGCATCCCAGATTCACTTTTTTGGAACAACATCTGTTGCACACCGACAGGGACCTCCTGCTGGACAAGGTGAACTATGTCTTCCATCTCGCAGCACTTCCCGGCGTACGCACCTCCTGGGGCGCTCATTTTCAAGAATATGTGGACCACAACATTTTGGCGACGCAGGGCTTGCTTGAAGCCCTGCGTCGTCATACCCATGTGGAAAAAGTCGTCTACGCCTCCTCGTCTTCCGTCTACGGCGGCATGACCGGCCCTGCGGACGAATTCCGTGTCCCGACGCCGCTTTCCCCGTATGGCGTGACCAAACTTTCAGGCGAGCAGTTGTGTCTCCTGTACGGTCACCACTATGGCATCCCCATCGTCGCGATGCGCTACTTCACGGTGTTTGGCCCGAGGCAGCGGCCGGATATGGCGTTTCACATCTTCATCAAGCGCATCTTGGAAGGCCAGCCGCTCACAATCTTCGGAGACGGCGGGCAGACGCGGGACTTTACCTTCATTAAAGACTGTGTCGACGCGAACATCGCCGCCATGCTGTCTCCCGTTCAGGGTGAGGCGTTCAACATCGGCGGTGTCTCCCACCTGAGCGTCCTCGAAGTCGTGCGTCTGATCGAGAAAGCCACCGGGAAACAAGCGAACCTCCTCTGGTTGCCGGAAGTGCCGGGCGATCCGAAACACACGTTCGCCGATATCGGAAAAGCACAGGCTCTCTTGCACTACAATCCTCAGTTCGACGTTGAACATGGCCTGCGGTTGCAGATCGACGATGTGAAAAGGCTTTACAACCTCTGA
- a CDS encoding CotS family spore coat protein — protein MEEFALIEPWGEVEGPVPEVPAYLDDIAQHVMRQYDMQVSEMQLITTKPDKGGAIWRIVTDKGPRSLKVLHRTPARSLYSVGAQEYLVKQGARVPALIPNLQGQLYTETGGKLWIVTDWIDLTPASKVDLAGAEVLCYGLGEFHRHSIGYVPPQGAETASRLYSYPKHYHKIWSKMTWFRHIAEAYHDMPAAPRLLSMIDRYEKQALAALYHLEHHSPYRELIARGEPAWGIVHQDYGWSNGQEGPGGLWIIDLDGVSYDLPFRDLRKLISGTMDDMGVWDVTWIRGMIDAYHRANPIEPELYQMMLLDFAVPNEFYKNVKEVVFEPHIFMDEQFDALLQKIEQTEDSKWAALQELGLVLQTPPADYVPNPVFVGMNRPTAPLQPGMVAAFNSAWYQPQSPVTPPVSTEPSSPAPKVGEIADRKPKQKPEKKSDKKPDKKSQKEPSKKPDPKTAPSPAPNALQKLEKLNSEQLFASLSSPSNLLSKDETKQILVDMGIMPETAERALAKKNSLASTMISFSLLMKALNGKGKK, from the coding sequence ATGGAGGAGTTTGCGCTTATAGAGCCATGGGGCGAAGTAGAGGGTCCTGTGCCGGAAGTTCCGGCTTATCTGGACGACATCGCCCAACATGTCATGCGTCAATATGACATGCAAGTCAGCGAAATGCAACTCATCACAACCAAGCCTGACAAGGGCGGTGCCATCTGGCGCATCGTTACAGACAAAGGCCCGCGCAGCCTCAAGGTTCTCCACCGCACCCCGGCACGAAGTTTGTACAGCGTCGGCGCACAAGAATACCTCGTGAAGCAAGGGGCACGCGTCCCCGCTCTGATCCCCAACCTGCAGGGGCAACTTTACACAGAAACGGGTGGAAAACTCTGGATCGTCACAGATTGGATTGATTTGACCCCGGCATCCAAGGTCGATTTGGCAGGTGCGGAGGTGCTTTGCTATGGTCTGGGAGAGTTTCATCGCCACTCGATCGGCTATGTCCCGCCGCAGGGGGCCGAAACTGCATCCCGACTTTACAGCTACCCGAAACACTACCACAAGATCTGGAGCAAAATGACGTGGTTCCGCCATATCGCCGAAGCGTACCATGACATGCCGGCTGCCCCGCGGCTGCTCTCGATGATCGACCGGTACGAGAAACAAGCGCTCGCGGCGCTGTATCACCTCGAACACCATTCCCCGTATCGCGAATTGATTGCGCGTGGCGAGCCGGCTTGGGGGATTGTCCACCAAGACTACGGTTGGTCGAACGGTCAAGAAGGCCCCGGCGGGCTCTGGATCATCGACCTCGACGGCGTTTCGTATGACCTGCCGTTCCGCGATCTGCGCAAATTGATCTCGGGAACGATGGATGACATGGGCGTGTGGGATGTGACGTGGATCAGAGGCATGATCGACGCTTACCACCGGGCGAACCCCATTGAACCGGAACTCTACCAAATGATGCTGCTCGACTTTGCCGTACCCAACGAGTTCTACAAGAACGTCAAGGAAGTGGTCTTTGAGCCGCACATCTTCATGGATGAACAGTTCGACGCCCTTTTGCAGAAAATCGAACAGACGGAAGATTCGAAGTGGGCCGCGTTGCAAGAGCTCGGACTCGTGCTGCAAACGCCGCCTGCCGATTATGTCCCGAACCCCGTCTTTGTGGGAATGAACCGCCCGACGGCCCCGTTGCAACCGGGAATGGTCGCGGCGTTCAACTCGGCTTGGTACCAACCGCAAAGCCCCGTCACGCCTCCGGTTTCCACTGAACCCTCCTCCCCCGCTCCGAAGGTCGGGGAGATCGCGGACCGCAAACCCAAACAAAAGCCCGAGAAAAAGTCTGATAAAAAGCCCGACAAAAAATCGCAAAAAGAACCCTCCAAAAAACCCGATCCCAAGACCGCACCGTCGCCCGCTCCCAACGCGCTGCAAAAACTTGAGAAACTCAATTCCGAACAATTGTTCGCTTCGTTGAGTTCCCCGTCCAACTTGCTCTCCAAAGATGAAACCAAGCAAATTCTCGTCGACATGGGGATCATGCCGGAAACGGCGGAGCGTGCTCTGGCGAAGAAAAACTCGCTCGCCTCGACGATGATCAGTTTTTCCTTGCTCATGAAGGCGCTCAATGGAAAGGGGAAAAAGTAA
- a CDS encoding FDLD family class I lanthipeptide, with translation MENMFELDVQVKQSQPTTMMQDTGSGSGGTCTCLCTISGCDWRTY, from the coding sequence ATGGAAAACATGTTTGAACTCGACGTTCAAGTGAAGCAAAGCCAACCCACTACGATGATGCAGGATACCGGCAGCGGTAGCGGTGGCACTTGCACGTGTCTCTGCACCATTTCCGGTTGCGATTGGAGAACGTACTAA
- a CDS encoding FDLD family class I lanthipeptide, producing the protein MEKMFELDVQVKHTVASNVDAASWSEYTCFCSLITSCTRQEDM; encoded by the coding sequence ATGGAAAAAATGTTCGAGCTCGACGTTCAAGTCAAGCACACCGTCGCCTCTAATGTAGACGCTGCAAGTTGGTCCGAGTACACGTGTTTTTGCTCGCTGATCACCAGTTGCACGCGTCAAGAGGACATGTAA
- a CDS encoding DUF4309 domain-containing protein: MTSVLSKPDHVNTYSDATTPEQEIYVYQAGKSFELQLVFPKVIVEQPNPLLDHLSLCCPKDALNNMAQ; the protein is encoded by the coding sequence GTGACGAGCGTGCTTAGCAAGCCCGATCATGTGAACACCTACAGCGACGCGACCACACCGGAGCAAGAGATCTACGTCTACCAAGCGGGGAAGTCGTTCGAGTTGCAGTTGGTGTTCCCAAAAGTGATCGTGGAACAACCGAATCCTCTTCTCGACCACCTCTCCCTGTGCTGCCCCAAGGACGCGCTCAACAACATGGCTCAATAG